The following are encoded in a window of Ferribacterium limneticum genomic DNA:
- the fabI gene encoding enoyl-ACP reductase FabI, translated as MGFLADKKILITGLLSKHSIAYGIAKACHREGAQLAFTYQTERFEDRIKKFAAEFGSDITIPVDVASDEQIDNLFVELAKHWDGLDGLVHSIAYAPTEAIEGDFLNGISRESFRIAHEISSYSYPALVKAARPMMQGRKSAALALSYLGAERTMPNYNTMGLAKASLEAATRYLAFCLGPEGIRANAISAGPIKTLAASGIGNFGKLLAYNSHNAPLRRNVTIEEVGNAAAFMLSDLASGITGEILYVDGGMNTTALGNADPLPA; from the coding sequence ATGGGCTTTCTCGCCGACAAAAAAATTCTGATCACCGGACTGCTGTCCAAGCATTCCATTGCCTATGGCATTGCCAAGGCCTGCCACCGTGAAGGGGCTCAACTCGCCTTCACCTACCAGACCGAGCGTTTCGAAGACCGCATCAAGAAGTTCGCCGCTGAATTCGGCAGCGACATCACCATTCCCGTCGACGTCGCCAGCGACGAGCAAATCGACAACCTGTTCGTCGAACTGGCCAAGCACTGGGACGGCCTCGATGGACTGGTTCATTCCATCGCCTACGCCCCGACCGAAGCCATCGAAGGTGATTTCCTGAACGGCATTTCGCGCGAGTCCTTCCGTATCGCCCACGAGATTTCGTCGTACAGCTACCCGGCGCTGGTCAAGGCTGCCCGTCCGATGATGCAAGGCCGCAAGAGCGCCGCGCTGGCCCTCTCCTACCTCGGCGCCGAACGCACCATGCCGAACTACAACACCATGGGCCTGGCCAAGGCCAGCCTGGAAGCGGCCACGCGCTACCTGGCTTTTTGCCTCGGCCCTGAAGGCATTCGCGCCAACGCCATCTCGGCCGGTCCGATCAAGACGCTTGCCGCTTCCGGCATCGGCAACTTCGGCAAACTGCTCGCCTACAACTCGCACAATGCCCCGTTGCGTCGCAACGTGACCATTGAGGAAGTCGGCAACGCCGCCGCCTTCATGCTGTCCGATCTGGCCAGCGGCATTACCGGTGAAATCCTCTACGTTGATGGCGGCATGAACACTACCGCGCTGGGCAACGCCGACCCGCTGCCTGCCTGA
- a CDS encoding PAS domain S-box protein, whose translation MTVLVIQQNRAEKVAQAVTLTESYSRILEESLAGFISKIDLSLHVLSDEISRQMASGGVNQKALESFMAHQDALIPEALGLRVVDAQGIIRYAVNDVKVRNASIADRPQFIRLRDDPKAGLVFSAPIMGRAAEKWMITLGRRINNPDGSFAGDVHVAVSVNNFIAMFSKVDLGERGNVGLWDKSNLIARYTKADSHGATVGRSRPSAELRALLNSDKSVAQYHTRSGVDGISRTFHFRQVDQYPLYLIVGLADDDYLADWRNDSLGIVGLSSLFFLVTLISTILISRGWKRSEADQEALLRQDAEYTAKLEASNRATEAAWRQSELILSSAAEGICGVDLDGKVVFVNPAAQKMFGWSEGEGVGFDLHALTHHHDGDGNLVPCADCAVFKTLHDGEQRHVSDSLYWRMDGTSFPVEFTVSPVERDGEITGAVNVFRDISGRKQIEAELERHQRHLEGLVQQRTSELMQTEARASHILHSSADGLYGIDCDGVITFINPAACAILGYVAEQVIGRAAHGLLHHSRPDGSPYPPAECPSYNALRLGQNVRVDNEVYWRADGHPVPVMYATHPMLQDGVIVGAVTSFVDVSIQRAAAQAREQALVAAENLARVRSEFLANMSHEIRTPLNGVLGFAQIGYRNVQNTEKARDAFAKIQLSGNRLLGVINDILDFSKIEAGKLRIEQTEVVLAEIVEHSLDLLRDRAEAKQLDLQVELAPDLPRSCISDPLRMGQVLLNILSNAVKFTAAGRVRLSLSLENDWLVFKIADTGIGMDATQLEALFNPFQQADASASRKFGGTGLGLAISKRILELMNGDIQVSSQPGAGTSVEFRFPYIKPEPRNIQNGNGQEDAAQLAKKSLAGISILVAEDEKINQLVLQEALKECGALVVMVDNGQEVVERVLRDGREAYDVVLMDLQMPEMDGYEAAGRILAVYPDLPIIAQTAHAFSEEREKCLATGMVDHVAKPVDIDALASVVRQHLTSKQPK comes from the coding sequence CAACCAGAAGGCGCTGGAGTCATTCATGGCGCATCAGGATGCCCTGATTCCGGAAGCGCTGGGGCTGCGCGTCGTCGATGCCCAAGGCATCATCCGCTATGCGGTCAATGATGTGAAGGTGCGCAATGCCAGCATCGCTGATCGTCCACAATTCATTCGCCTGCGCGATGATCCAAAAGCCGGGCTGGTCTTTTCAGCGCCGATCATGGGACGGGCTGCCGAAAAATGGATGATTACCCTCGGCCGGCGCATCAACAACCCTGACGGATCATTCGCAGGAGATGTTCATGTGGCGGTTTCGGTCAATAATTTTATTGCCATGTTTTCCAAGGTTGATCTTGGGGAACGTGGGAATGTTGGGTTGTGGGATAAAAGCAATCTGATTGCCCGCTACACGAAAGCGGATTCCCATGGCGCCACTGTCGGCCGCAGCAGACCGTCCGCCGAGTTGCGAGCTCTGCTCAATTCAGACAAAAGCGTCGCCCAGTACCATACCCGTTCAGGGGTGGACGGGATTTCCAGAACCTTCCATTTCCGCCAGGTGGATCAATATCCGCTCTATTTGATCGTCGGTCTGGCCGACGACGACTATCTGGCGGATTGGCGGAACGACTCGCTGGGCATCGTCGGTCTGAGCAGCCTATTTTTTCTGGTAACCCTGATTTCAACGATCCTGATCAGCCGTGGCTGGAAACGCAGTGAGGCAGACCAGGAAGCACTGCTTCGTCAGGATGCCGAATACACCGCCAAGCTGGAGGCGTCGAACCGCGCTACGGAAGCTGCCTGGCGGCAGAGCGAACTGATCCTGTCATCGGCCGCCGAAGGTATCTGTGGGGTCGATCTGGATGGCAAGGTGGTTTTCGTCAATCCGGCGGCGCAAAAAATGTTTGGCTGGAGCGAGGGGGAGGGGGTCGGCTTCGATCTCCATGCCTTGACGCATCACCACGATGGAGACGGCAATCTCGTTCCCTGCGCCGACTGTGCAGTATTCAAGACACTGCATGACGGTGAGCAGCGACATGTCAGCGACAGCCTGTATTGGCGCATGGATGGCACCTCTTTTCCGGTCGAATTCACGGTTTCACCCGTTGAACGGGACGGGGAAATTACTGGAGCGGTCAATGTCTTCAGGGACATCTCGGGACGCAAGCAAATCGAAGCCGAACTGGAACGGCATCAGCGTCATCTTGAGGGGCTCGTTCAGCAGCGCACCTCCGAACTCATGCAGACCGAGGCGCGGGCCAGCCACATCCTGCATTCCAGCGCTGATGGCCTCTACGGGATCGATTGCGATGGCGTCATCACTTTCATCAACCCCGCGGCTTGCGCGATCCTGGGCTATGTCGCCGAGCAGGTGATTGGTCGCGCTGCACACGGGCTTCTCCACCACAGCCGGCCGGATGGTTCGCCGTACCCTCCCGCCGAATGTCCCAGCTACAACGCTTTGCGGCTCGGTCAGAATGTTCGTGTCGACAATGAGGTGTACTGGCGTGCCGATGGCCATCCTGTTCCGGTGATGTACGCGACTCACCCCATGCTGCAGGATGGCGTTATCGTTGGCGCAGTGACCAGTTTTGTCGATGTCAGCATCCAGCGTGCAGCCGCACAGGCCAGAGAGCAAGCTCTGGTTGCGGCTGAAAACCTGGCCCGGGTGAGGAGCGAATTCCTGGCCAACATGAGCCATGAGATTCGTACGCCGCTCAATGGCGTGCTGGGTTTTGCCCAGATCGGTTACCGCAATGTCCAGAATACCGAGAAGGCACGCGATGCCTTCGCCAAGATCCAGCTTTCCGGCAACCGCCTGCTCGGCGTGATCAATGACATTCTCGATTTTTCCAAGATTGAGGCCGGCAAGCTGCGCATCGAACAGACCGAGGTCGTACTTGCCGAGATAGTTGAGCATTCGCTCGATCTGCTTCGTGATCGGGCCGAGGCCAAGCAGCTTGATCTTCAGGTTGAACTGGCACCCGACCTGCCACGCTCTTGTATCAGCGATCCATTACGCATGGGGCAGGTGCTGCTCAACATTCTTTCCAACGCGGTCAAATTCACCGCCGCTGGTCGTGTCCGACTGTCACTTTCGCTTGAGAACGACTGGCTGGTATTCAAGATTGCCGATACCGGTATAGGAATGGATGCTACGCAGCTCGAGGCGCTGTTTAATCCCTTCCAGCAGGCCGATGCGTCGGCCAGCCGGAAATTTGGCGGCACGGGTCTTGGCCTGGCCATCAGCAAACGTATTCTCGAGTTGATGAATGGTGATATCCAGGTTTCCAGCCAGCCTGGCGCCGGGACCAGTGTTGAGTTTCGCTTTCCTTACATCAAGCCGGAACCGAGAAATATCCAGAATGGCAATGGGCAGGAGGACGCGGCGCAGTTGGCCAAAAAGTCGCTGGCGGGTATCTCCATCCTTGTCGCCGAAGACGAAAAGATCAATCAGCTAGTGCTGCAAGAGGCACTGAAAGAATGCGGGGCGCTTGTCGTGATGGTCGACAACGGCCAGGAGGTGGTCGAGCGCGTGCTGCGTGATGGCAGGGAAGCTTACGATGTTGTCCTGATGGATTTGCAGATGCCGGAAATGGACGGCTACGAAGCAGCAGGCCGGATACTGGCGGTCTACCCCGACCTCCCCATCATCGCCCAGACCGCCCACGCCTTCAGCGAAGAGCGCGAAAAGTGCCTTGCCACCGGCATGGTCGACCATGTCGCCAAACCGGTGGATATTGATGCCTTGGCCAGCGTCGTCCGGCAGCATCTGACGAGCAAACAGCCCAAATAA